A genomic region of Micromonospora sp. NBC_01796 contains the following coding sequences:
- a CDS encoding deoxyribonuclease IV, translated as MTTAPSRPIGSHTPTSGGLAKAALPYLDAAESEVAQVYVGNSRGWALPPGDPAQDAAFREGCEQRGVPVYIHASLLVNLGSPTQATVEKSIATLAHALHRGAAIGAAGVVFHSGSAVDADYYDTAMTQVRESLLPLLDSAAASGGPKLLMEPTAGGGRSLASRTEQVGPYLDIVERHPWLGICFDTCHAWAAGHDLARPGGMTETLDELVATIGDRLWLIHANDSRDACGSIRDRHETIGKGSIGEAAFAELMTHPATAGIPVVAETPTEGHVGHAHDIATLKRLRP; from the coding sequence ATGACAACCGCACCCAGTCGACCGATCGGCTCGCACACCCCGACCTCGGGTGGGCTGGCCAAGGCCGCCCTGCCCTATCTCGACGCGGCCGAGTCCGAAGTGGCGCAGGTCTACGTCGGCAACTCCCGGGGGTGGGCCCTGCCGCCGGGTGACCCGGCCCAGGACGCCGCCTTCCGGGAGGGCTGCGAGCAACGCGGCGTACCGGTCTACATCCACGCGTCCCTGCTGGTGAACCTCGGCTCACCGACGCAGGCGACGGTGGAGAAGTCGATCGCCACGCTGGCTCACGCCCTGCACCGGGGCGCCGCCATCGGTGCCGCCGGGGTGGTCTTCCATTCCGGTAGCGCGGTCGACGCCGACTACTACGACACCGCCATGACCCAGGTACGCGAGTCGCTGCTGCCGCTGCTCGACTCGGCCGCCGCCAGCGGCGGACCGAAGCTGCTGATGGAGCCGACCGCGGGCGGCGGCCGATCACTCGCCTCCCGGACCGAGCAGGTGGGCCCCTACCTCGACATTGTCGAGCGGCACCCGTGGCTCGGCATCTGCTTCGACACCTGTCACGCCTGGGCGGCCGGGCACGACCTGGCCCGACCCGGCGGCATGACCGAGACCCTGGACGAACTCGTCGCCACGATCGGTGACCGGCTCTGGCTGATCCACGCCAACGACTCCCGGGACGCCTGCGGATCCATCCGGGACCGCCACGAGACCATCGGCAAGGGCAGCATCGGCGAGGCCGCCTTCGCCGAACTGATGACCCACCCCGCGACCGCCGGTATCCCCGTGGTCGCCGAAACCCCCACCGAGGGCCACGTGGGCCACGCCCACGACATAGCCACCCTCAAACGCCTCCGCCCCTGA